Part of the Rothia mucilaginosa genome, AGGCGCTGGATCAGGCGCTGACCGGCCGCGACTACGAGTTTATTTGGGTGAAGGGCCACGCGGGTCACGAGCTCAACGAGAAGGCGGATTCCCTGGCGAATGGTGCCGCGCGCGCCTATCAGGAGGGCCGCGAACCTGCGCACGGCCCCGGCTTCGGCGCGTCTGCTGAACCTGCGGCTGCGGCTGTGGAGCCTGTGGCTGTTGAAGCGCCGATTGTGAACGCTCCGGCTGCAGAACCTGCCCTCTTGGACGCTGCCCTCCCTGAGGTTGCGCTCTCTGAGCCGGCGCCCTCCGAGTCTTCCGCGGATGCCCACCTGCCCGTACAGGAATTCACCGCAGCCGAGATTGAGAACGCCCAGCGCGGCGTGGAGAGCCTGCGCCTGTCCGGTCTGCTGCGCCCCGCCTCCGCGGTGAACGCCCCCGACCCGGAGGCGGTCCGCACCCGCAAGGAACAGCTGGCGCTCGCGGCAGAGCGTGCCGCCGAGCGTGACGCAAAGGCACTGGCGCGCCAGCAGGAGACCGCTCAGCAGGCATCCAATGCCGCGCAGACGGAAGAAGAGGATGACTTGACCGGCCTGGAAGAATTCGCGGGTCTGGACCCGAACGATGTTGACCCGGCGGAACTGCTGGGTGAGACGGAAGAACACGCAGAAGAGCAGACGGTAGAGCCCGCCGCGGCGCCCGCACAGACCGTAGAGTCCGCTCAGGTTGAGGCACCCGTGGAGGAAGCGCCCGCTTCTGCTCCCGCGCGCACCGCTCCCGCCGCGCCTGCTCCGAACCCCGCTGTCCTGAACCCTGAGGAAGCCTCCGCCGCAGAACAGCTGCTCGAAAGCCGCGGCTCCGCCATGGAAGCAGCGCAGCTGGAATCCATGCTGCACGAGCGACTGGTGTGGGTGACCGCCACCGGCAAGTCGGTGTCCCGCTCCTCGGTGCTGCAGTACCGTGAACGCGCCTTCACCCAGCAGGGTGCCCCGCTCAAGCAGGGCGTGCAGGTGCTGGATTCTTCTAGCGTGCTGGTCATGGCGGCGGTTGCCACCGCGCGCGGCCGCGTGAGCCGTTCAAGTATCTGGCATTACGACGCTGAGCGCGGCCTGTGGCGTTTGCGTTTCCGCCAGGAGACCCCCGCCTCCTAAAGCTGAGCTCCTAACGCTCAGCTCCTAAGGATTGGGCTCTTGAGCCCAAAGATTTCCGTGCAATAAAACCCCGCCGCATCCTCAATTGCGAGGATGCGCCGGGGTTTTCTCAATAAATGTTCGCCGCCTTCTGGCGAATCTGGCGGGCGGTGTGCCGTGCGGCCGGACCTTTTAGCCGCCCGGTCTACCGCCTGCCTGCGGGTGGGCTTCTGGGCTTATTGCCCTGCCCCCTTAGCCGACGAACATGGAGGCGTTAGCCTGCTCGGTGTCTGCGTAGTTCACACCTGCGCGGGTGAGTGCCTCGTTGATCTGGGTGATGGATGCTTCGACCTGGCGCTGGGTTGCGTGCCACTGGTCCAGTACGCCCTGGAAGTTAGCGGATGCAGAGCCGGTCCAGGAGCTCTGCAGATCGTGCAGGGATGCGGTCATACCGTTGACGTCTGCGGTGATGGATGCGACGTAGGATCGTGCCTGTGCGCTCTTGGCTGCGATGACTTCGGAATCGACATTGAACTGTGCCATGGTTTTTCTCCTTTGAGATATGTGAGATGGGTGGGGCGGTTGCCCCGTGGTGGTGCTTGGGGTTTGGATCTCTGGAAGGGTTGAGTTCCTGACCGGAAGCTTGTTATCACTATATATTTCAAAATGCATCAAATGAGCTAAAAAATGATTATTTGGTAAATCTGTGGATAAACCCGCCAGATTCGCTCCAGCATCTCGAAAAAATCGAAAGCCCTCCCGAAAATGACGCCGCCATGACGCACGCTAGATTGCCCCCGCTGTTCTTGAGCCGCCCAGCTTCTCCTCACTCGCGCTCTCCTCACTCGCACCGCCGCGAGTTATCGCCCCGCCGCGATATAGTCCCGCCTCCAGGGCACAGCAAAACCCCCGAACCGTAGAACACTCAAGTTCCACAATCCGGGGGTTTATGCGTCCGTGTTATTTCATCAGCTGATCGTCCGAGACAGGCGGCGGATAGAACGGCAAAGAAATCACGAAGGTAGCACCGCCACCATCGGTCTCTTCAATATGAATCCTGCCCTCGTGCTGCTCAATAATCGCAGCCACAATGGACAGGCCCAGACCCGTACCACCAGTCTCACGCGAACGTGAAGTATCGGTGCGGTAGAAACGCTCGAAGACGCGCTCGCGGTCCTCGCCGTGAATACCGGGGCCGTGGTCGCGCACCTCCAGCACGGACAGCGGGAAACCGGGAACCTCTTCGCGCACGCCCACCGCAATCTCCAGGGGAGAGCCGTCGGGGGTGTAGCGCATGGCATTGGTCAGCAGGTTCGCCACGACCTGACGCAGGCGGGACTCGTCACCGAGCACGGTTGCGGAGGTCGGCGCCACCTCTTCGTTCAGGCCCACCAGGGACACCGCACGATCGGGTGCCGTAGCGTAGGCGTCGTTACTAGCGTCCACCGCCAGGTTGAACAGGTCGAAGGGTGCCAGCTTGGATTCGCGGCGCTCATCAATACGCGCCAGGGTCAGCAGGTCTTCCACGAGCTGACCCATACGCTTGGACTCCGATTCGATACGGCTCATCGCGGTAGCGACAGCCTCATCGGTTGGTAGCGCGCCCTGACGGTACAGCTCCGAGTAGCCTCGAATACTGACCAGCGGGGTGCGTAGCTCATGTGAAGCGTCACCCACGAATCGGCGCATTTTCGCCTCGCTCTTCTCGCGGGCTTTGAAGAGCATTTCAATCTGGGTGAGCATCGTGTTCAGCGAAACCGCGAGGTTACCAATCTCATTGCTCGGGTTGTAGTCCTCAATACGCTGAGAGAGGTCACCGGCAGCGATCTTGGCGGCGGTCTGCTCCACGCGAGCCAGCGGCTCGAAGGTGCGGGTCACAATCACCCAGGTCATCGCAATCGCGGAGGCGAGAGTCGCCAAACCAAACGCGAAGGTCAGCACGCCCACGAGGGCGACCACCTGGTTTGTTTGCTTCAGCGGCATGGCAATGATGAGGGAGGCCGCCTCCGGCAAACCTGAAGAGTCGTTGGCTTCAATGGGTACGGCGAGCACACGCCAATCGGAGGAACTACCCACCGAGTTGACGGTGACCGCCTCCTCGTTTTGCTTGCGAACCTTCTCTTCGGTCCAGCCCTGCAGCGCCGGCTCGCTGAACTGTTCGCTGTCCTCGGACTTGAGCGAGTACAGTACGTTGCCGTCCTTATCGAGCAGGTACAGGCGGTAGGTGCTCAGGGATTGTTCCTGATTGCCGGAGGGGCGCACGGTTGCCAGCTGCACGAGTGAGGGGGCGCTGTTCTTCATCTCTTCATCCAGCTGGTGCACCATCTGGGCGCGCAGAGCGGAAATCGCCACCAGGCTCGTCACCGCAATGGAGAGGGCGATGAGCAAGGAGGTGATGAGCACCAGCTGGGTGCGAAGGGAGAGAGACTGGGGGATCCGGTCGAGGGGTTTGAGTGCCACGTTAGCCTCGAGAACCGCGAATCATGTAGCCCACACCGCGCTTGGTGTGGATGAGCGGCTCGTGGTTCTCGCGGTTGTTGTCAATCTTGCGGCGCAGGTAGGAAATGTAGGACTCGACGATGGAGGAGTCGCCGTTGAAGTCGTACTCCCACACGTGGTCGAGAATCTGCGCCTTGGACAGCACGCGGTTGGCGTTGAGCATCAGGTAGTGCAGCAGGTTGAACTCGGTGGGGGAGAGGTCAATCTCCTCGTCACCGAGGAACACTTCGTGGGTGTCCACGTTCAGGCTGAGGGCGTCAACGCGCAGTACGGCGTCATCCTCTTCCTGGACGCTGCGGCTACGGCGCAGAATAGCGCGGATGCGGGCGATCACCTCGTCGAGGGAGAAGGGCTTGGTAACGTAGTCGTCACCACCGGCACCCAGACCGGTCACCTTGTCCTCGGTGGCATCCTTTGCGGTCAGGAAGAGCACGGGGGTGGTGGTGCCGTTTTCGCGCAGGCGGCGGGTCACCTCGAAGCCGTCCATACCGGGCATCATGACGTCCAGGACAATGAGGTCGGGGTTTTCGGCGTGCGCCTTTTCGAGGGCTTCGCGGCCGTTGCCGGCGGTAACTACTTCAAAACCGGCGAAACGCAGGGAGGTGGCGAGCAATTCAAGAATGTTGAACTCGTCATCGACGACTAGGAGTTTTGCTTCAGCAGACATACTCTATCTTTCTCTCTGAATGGCAGGCTGTACTTGATAAGTGAATGATGTGTGTGAGCTTGCGGCTCAAATCTTTATGCCTTGTTGCGGCGCATGACCGACAGGATGAGTGCGGCCATGAGTGCGATAAAGGCGACGGGTAGGAGGACCAGCGGAATCTGGCTCATGAGGGCGGGCGGCGTTGCCCCAACCCATTTCATCACGAGCATGGCAACTCCGGTGAGCAGACAGAGCAGGGCGAGAATCGCGCCGCCTGCACCGAGCCAGCGGATGGCTCCGGCGTAGGGCAGGGGTGCAGGGATCTGCTCTGCAGTGTTGTGCTTATCCTGTGCGGGTTCATTACTCATGGATTTAACGGTATCAGCTCACACACAGCTGTTCGTGGGCGAAGCCCCAGATTTAGCGGTTTGAGACCCAAATTCACAGCGTATGTGAAGCTTGGGGTGGGCGCCGCAATGTTTGCGCACGCGAGATGCTTTAATAGGGGTATGTCTGAACAGGTTATTGAACTGCTTCCCGAAACTACGCCCGCTACTGACGCGCCCGCAGAGTCCGTTGTGCCTTCTGCCGCGCCTGAGAGCACCGACGAGGGTAGCGCTGTACCTGCTGAGACTCAGCCCTCCGTGAACGCTGAGGAGACTGAGGCGGCTGATACGCCCGCTGAGGAATCTGCCTCCGAGGAATCTGCTGCCGAAGAAACCGCACAGAACGAAGACTCCACCCCCGACCCCTTCACCCCGCTGGATGAAGAGGTGGGCGCCCCCTCCCTGGGTGTTCCGCACAAGCTGCGCCGCACCTCCAAGGTGGATGAGATTCTTGCCGCCGCAAAGGATGTGGCTTTGCAGGGTGTTCAGGAAATCGCCCCGGCACACGCTATCGGCCTGGTGCACCACGTGCGCGCCGAGGAAGAGCGTCTGAGCACTCACCTTTTCGAGTGCACCCTGCCCGGTTACCGCGGCTGGTTCTGGTTCGCGACCCTCTCGCGTGCGCCTCGTTCCCGCGTGGCAACGATCTGCGAGGTGGGTCTGTTGCCCGGCGACGACGCGCTGATCGCGCCGGATTGGGTGCCGTGGGCTGACCGCGTTCGCCCGGAGGACCTGCAGGAGAACGCAGAGTCTGCTGAAGCCATTGAGGCAGAGGAATCTGCTGAGTCCGGTGAGCCTGCAGAGAACAAAACCGCAGAGAACGAATCTGCTGTGGAAGAAATTGCAGAGGCTGAGTCCGCAGAGTAGAGCCTACTATTCACTCCTCTTAATAAGGGGCGGGTTAGCAAAATGCATATATAAGGTGTTGTATTGAGTCGTCCAACGGTTATTGTTGGGCGACTCAATGACTTAAGCCGTGGCAAAAGCCGCTGAAAAAGTACATAATAGAATATTGAATTAAGTAACGACTTAGGCAGTGCTATCTAAGCACTGTTGCGGTGATAGCTGGGAGAGATATATGACAGACCTCATCGATACCACAGAGATGTATTTGCGCACCATCCTCGAACTGGAGGAAGAGGGCATCGTCCCCATGCGTGCGCGCATCGCTGAACGACTCGAGCACTCCGGCCCGACCGTTTCCCAGACCGTGGCACGCATGGAGAAGCACGGCCTGCTCACCGTTGAGCCGGATCGCCACCTCGAACTGACTGAGGAAGGCCGCCACAAGGCGGTCGAGGTCATGCGTAAGCACCGCCTGGCTGAGCGCCTGCTCTCCGACATTATTGGCCTGGAGCTTGAGTACGTGCACGAAGAGGCATGCCGCTGGGAGCACGTCATGAGTGACAAGGTGGAGAAGCGCATCCTGGAGATGCTCAAGGACCCCAAGTTCTCCCCGTACGGTAACGCTATCCCCGGCCTGGAGGCCCTGGGCCACACTAGCGAGAAGAACGACGAGCGCACCGTGCCCATGTCCCTGGCTGCACGCGACTCCGGTCCCGAGGATCGTTTCACCATTTCTCGCTTCCCCGAGTCCATTCAGACTGACGTTGAGCTGCTGAAGCTGCTGGCTGACGCAGGTATTGTCTACGGCGCTTCGGTGTCCGTGGTTGCTGGCCAGAACGATGACGTGATTGTTCACGCCGATGGTGAAGAGGACACCCTCTCCCTGGATATGGACGTGGCAAACGCAATTGTGGTCAAGCGCGGTGGCAGCCTCTAAGCTCCAATTTTGAGAGTCTACTAACCCGCTTCACGCTTTAAACGGTGGTACCGCCTTCTTACTTGAGGAGGCGGTACCACCGTTTTTTGTGCCGTTGACTCCCCGGGATCCGGCACTGTCTTAGATAGTGGACGATTTTGATTAATAATCGGTGGAAAACGCCATATATAAGGGAAGAATCGGGCAAAAGCGGAGGAATGAGGCGTATTCGGGCTGCACAAGGTGGATTAAGCGGTGTGTATCAGTGGTGCAGGCTGCCCTCACGTGAGCGAGCATATACTCCTCCCTCAACTTTTTGGCAACTGCGCTAGAGTGCATTTTTCGTGTTTTTCGCTTAGATCTGAGGTTGAAGCTGAGCGAA contains:
- a CDS encoding RNase H family protein — encoded protein: MNSTQEIIAAADGSALGNPGPAGWAWYIDDDHWASGGWAHGTNNMGELKAVLDLFEATASRPEAKLRVYCDSQYVINSLTKWMPGWKKKGWKKSDGKPVLNRDLLEALDQALTGRDYEFIWVKGHAGHELNEKADSLANGAARAYQEGREPAHGPGFGASAEPAAAAVEPVAVEAPIVNAPAAEPALLDAALPEVALSEPAPSESSADAHLPVQEFTAAEIENAQRGVESLRLSGLLRPASAVNAPDPEAVRTRKEQLALAAERAAERDAKALARQQETAQQASNAAQTEEEDDLTGLEEFAGLDPNDVDPAELLGETEEHAEEQTVEPAAAPAQTVESAQVEAPVEEAPASAPARTAPAAPAPNPAVLNPEEASAAEQLLESRGSAMEAAQLESMLHERLVWVTATGKSVSRSSVLQYRERAFTQQGAPLKQGVQVLDSSSVLVMAAVATARGRVSRSSIWHYDAERGLWRLRFRQETPAS
- a CDS encoding WXG100 family type VII secretion target is translated as MAQFNVDSEVIAAKSAQARSYVASITADVNGMTASLHDLQSSWTGSASANFQGVLDQWHATQRQVEASITQINEALTRAGVNYADTEQANASMFVG
- a CDS encoding sensor histidine kinase codes for the protein MALKPLDRIPQSLSLRTQLVLITSLLIALSIAVTSLVAISALRAQMVHQLDEEMKNSAPSLVQLATVRPSGNQEQSLSTYRLYLLDKDGNVLYSLKSEDSEQFSEPALQGWTEEKVRKQNEEAVTVNSVGSSSDWRVLAVPIEANDSSGLPEAASLIIAMPLKQTNQVVALVGVLTFAFGLATLASAIAMTWVIVTRTFEPLARVEQTAAKIAAGDLSQRIEDYNPSNEIGNLAVSLNTMLTQIEMLFKAREKSEAKMRRFVGDASHELRTPLVSIRGYSELYRQGALPTDEAVATAMSRIESESKRMGQLVEDLLTLARIDERRESKLAPFDLFNLAVDASNDAYATAPDRAVSLVGLNEEVAPTSATVLGDESRLRQVVANLLTNAMRYTPDGSPLEIAVGVREEVPGFPLSVLEVRDHGPGIHGEDRERVFERFYRTDTSRSRETGGTGLGLSIVAAIIEQHEGRIHIEETDGGGATFVISLPFYPPPVSDDQLMK
- a CDS encoding response regulator transcription factor, with the protein product MSAEAKLLVVDDEFNILELLATSLRFAGFEVVTAGNGREALEKAHAENPDLIVLDVMMPGMDGFEVTRRLRENGTTTPVLFLTAKDATEDKVTGLGAGGDDYVTKPFSLDEVIARIRAILRRSRSVQEEDDAVLRVDALSLNVDTHEVFLGDEEIDLSPTEFNLLHYLMLNANRVLSKAQILDHVWEYDFNGDSSIVESYISYLRRKIDNNRENHEPLIHTKRGVGYMIRGSRG
- a CDS encoding DUF3027 domain-containing protein — protein: MSEQVIELLPETTPATDAPAESVVPSAAPESTDEGSAVPAETQPSVNAEETEAADTPAEESASEESAAEETAQNEDSTPDPFTPLDEEVGAPSLGVPHKLRRTSKVDEILAAAKDVALQGVQEIAPAHAIGLVHHVRAEEERLSTHLFECTLPGYRGWFWFATLSRAPRSRVATICEVGLLPGDDALIAPDWVPWADRVRPEDLQENAESAEAIEAEESAESGEPAENKTAENESAVEEIAEAESAE
- a CDS encoding metal-dependent transcriptional regulator; translated protein: MTDLIDTTEMYLRTILELEEEGIVPMRARIAERLEHSGPTVSQTVARMEKHGLLTVEPDRHLELTEEGRHKAVEVMRKHRLAERLLSDIIGLELEYVHEEACRWEHVMSDKVEKRILEMLKDPKFSPYGNAIPGLEALGHTSEKNDERTVPMSLAARDSGPEDRFTISRFPESIQTDVELLKLLADAGIVYGASVSVVAGQNDDVIVHADGEEDTLSLDMDVANAIVVKRGGSL